In Methyloterricola oryzae, the DNA window CAGCGGCCTGGTCTCGTTCATCCAGTCTCCCGCGGTGTACTTCGCGTCGGTCAGCACCCACGGCGTCCTCATGGGCTTCGTGCTGACCACGTTCTTCATCATGGGCTTCGGCTATTACACGGCTTCTGCCAGTCTCAAGGAGCCCATCTGGAACATGCCCCTGGCCTGGGCCGGTTTCGGCATCTCCCTGGGCGGCACCGTGCTCGCGGCTATTCCGCTGCTGCTGGGCAAGGCTTCGGTGCTGTACACCTTTTATCCGCCGGTACAGGCCAACGCCCTGTTTTACATCGGCGCCACCCTGCTGGTGGTGGGGTCCTGGTTCTGGTGTGCCATCATGATCGTCATGACCGTGCGCTGGAAGAAGGCGCACCCCGGTGAGTCGGTGCCCTTGCCCATGTTCGCCACCGCCACCAATGCCATCCTGTGGCTGTGGACCAGCGCCGGTGTCGCCCTGGAAGCGGTGTTCCTGCTCCTGCCCTGGTCGCTGGGGCTGGTGGAGACCATCGACGTGGGCCTGGCGCGCACGCTGTTTGCCTGGACGCTGCATCCCATCGTGTACTTCTGGCTGATTCCGGCCTACACCGCCTTGTACTGCTATGTGCCGCAGGCGGCCGGGAGCAAGCTGTTCAGCGACGAACTGGCGCGGCTGGCCTTCCTCTTGATTCTGGTGTTCGGCCTGCCCATCGGGTTTCACCACCTCTACATGGATCCGGAGCAGGCGGCCGGCTGGAAATTCCTGCACATGGTGGGAACCTTCGCCGTGGCCGTGCCGACGCTGCTCACGGGTTTCACCGTGATTGCCTCGCTGGAGATGGCGGGGCGTAAGGCGGGGGGCAAGGGCCTGTTCGGCTGGATCGGCGCGCTGCCCTGGAAAAACCCCATGGTGCTGGCGGCCATCCTCTCTTTGCTGATGCTGTTGCTCGGCGGTTTCGGCGGCATCGTCAACGCCAGCTACGCCATGAACGCCATGGTGCACAATACGGCGTGGGTGCCGGGTCACTTTCACCTGATCTTTGCCGGTACCACGATCATCATGTACCTGGCCCTGGGCTATGCCATCTGGCCCAAGCTCTGCGGCAAGGCGCTGTTCTCCAAGGAACTGGCTCTGGTGCAGTTGTGGAGCTGGTTCATCGGCATGGTGATCATGACCACGCCCTGGCATGTGCTGGGCTTGCTCGGCCAGCCGCGTCGCATTTCCAGCGTGCATTACAACAGTGTGCTGACCCTCGCCTGGGATCCCTATGAGTTGGCCATGATCCTGGGTGGACTGGTGCTGCTGGCCTCGGCCTGCCTGTATGTGTATATCCTCTACAAGACTCAGGTGGAGGGCGTCGCCGCAGAGGCGACCGATGACAGGGCGGTGGACGCGCCGGATACCGCAGCGGTTCCGCCCTGGCTGAACAGCTTTACCGTGTGGAACTATTTGATCCTGGCGTTGATGGTGCTGAGCTACGGCATTCCCATCGCCCAGTTCTTCTTCATGAAAACCTACGACCCGACCGCCTGGGGGTACTAGCATGAAACGCGTTTTTCTCTTGGGATTGGGGTTGGGAATTTCAGCGGGCCTGCTGGCGGCGCCATCCAGCCGGGTCGCCTGGACACCGGAGCAGATCCGCTTCGTCAAGCAAGGCAATGCCGGTCATGGCAAGGAACTGGCCGCCACCTGCGCGGGCTGTCACAACGCGGAAAGCGAGTTTCCCAGCCTGGAGGGGCAACTGGCCACCTATCTGTACCGTCAGTTGCATGACTACCGCGAGGGCAGCCGCCAGGATGCGGTGATGGGACCCATGGCCCAAGGGCTCAGCGATCAGGACCTGGCCGACCTGGCGGCCTGGTATGCCGGGCAGTCGCCGCGCAGCGGCAGCGGAGCCGTGGACGATCCGACCGGTATCGTGGCCGAGGGCGACGGGCGGCGCATGGAGCCGCCCTGCATCAGCTGCCATGGTTCCAGCGGACAGGGCGAACCGGTGGACGTGCCGCGCCTGGCGGGCCAGAAGACCGCCTATCTGGAAAGAACCCTGCTCGCCTACAAGAGCGGTGCGCGGGCCAATGACATCTACTCCAGGATGCGCTTGATCGCCGGCAAACTGAGTGACACCGAGATCAAGCAGTTGGCGGCGTATTACGGAGCGGCGAAGTGAGGTGCCTGAGGCCGGTACCGGGTGTATTGCTGGCCGGGCTAGTCTCGGCCTGCGCCGCGCCTGGCTCCGGCGGCGGGGAAGCGCCACCTATGGCCTTTCACGATACCCGTCTGCAGGCGGCTTTGCTGGCCGACGACCGGGAAACTCTACGCAGGGACTTCGCCATGGCCGCTCCCCCTGGCCTGGCGGAGCGCTCCGTGGCAGCCTTCGTGCTGCCGTTCACGGCTGCCACCGAGGCGGCATTCTATCCGTTGTGGACATCCATGCAGGCGAGCACCGAGCTGGGCGCGCCGGTTCCGGGAAAGCCCTTGGACTAGGCCGGTCCGAGGGCGCTTTCGATATCGGGCTCCATGCTCTCTGGCGTGGTCACGGATCCATAGCGGCCGATCACCTCGCCTTGGCGGTCCACCAGAAATTTGGTGAAGTTCCACTTGATGGCCTCGGTTCCCAGCACGCCCGCCTTGGTCCGGGTGAGATATTGGAACAGGGGGTGGGCGTTGCTGCCGTTCACCTCCACTTTCTCCGAGAGGGTGAAACTCACGCCGTAATGGCTGTCGCAGAACTCGGCAATCTGGGCGCTGCTGCCGGGCTCCTGGCCGCCGAACTGGTTGCAGGGAAAGCCCAGGACCACGAGGCCCCGATACTTGTACTTGCGGTGCATGGCCTCGAGGCCGGCGTATTGGGGGGTAAAGCCGCATTGGCTGGCGGTATTCACGATCAGCAGCACCTTGCCCTTGAATTGCGCCAGGTCCAGGTCCTTGCCGTCCAATGTCCGGGTCTTGAAGTCATAGATGGGGGAGGTCATGTCGGTTTCTCGGTTTGATTTCGGCGCACGAGCCAAGGGGGCGTGACTTTCTGCTGCCGCGACTGGGACTTGTCGTAATCCGCCCATAGCTCGCCGCAGGTTCGGCCCAGCACCGGGTGCACCAGATTTGGTGCGATTTCCGCCAACGGTTCCAGCATGAACGCATACTCCGACAGCTCAGGGCGGGGGAGGTTCAGCTTACCTTCCCGCAGGACCAGATCGCCGTAGAGGATTAGGTCGATATCCAGGGTTCGCGGCGCGAATTTCTTCGCATCGCGGGTGCGGCCGTGACGGTCCTCGATCTCTGACAGCCTGGCCGCAACCTGTTGTACCGGCAACTCGGTGCGAAACCCCACCACCAGGTTGTAGAACGGGTCTCCCTCAAATCCGACCGCCTCGCTTTCGTAGACGCCGGAAACGCTCAGCGCGCCGAAGATGTCTTCCAGGTCCGCGAGCGCGCCGGGGATATGGATGTCCCTATCCACGTTGCTGCCGATGCTGAGGTAAACCTCAACCATGGCAGGTTCTCTCGCCCCGCTCGATGATGATGCCCACGTCGCTTGCGCCGCTGATGGCACCCTTCTTGTTCAGGGTCAGCCGCACCCAGGGCACCTTGAAATCCGAGATCAAAATATCGCAGATGCGTTCCGCCAGCGTTTCCACCAGAAAAAAAGAACTGCCTTCCACGAAGCTGATTATGCTCTTGGAGACGGCCTTGTAGTCCAGGGTGTCCTCGATCGCGTCGGAAGCGGCGGCCTTGCGGATGTCGCAGGCCATCTCCAGGTCGAGCACGACGGTCTGCCTGATCTTGCGTTCCCAGTCATAGATGCCGATGACTGTCTCGATCTGTAGGCCCCGCAGAAATATAATGTCCATCATCTATCCGGTCGGTTTGGTCTGTTTGAAATTGGTATCACAG includes these proteins:
- a CDS encoding b(o/a)3-type cytochrome-c oxidase subunit 1 → MIDAATKKLSLFNAWVAFGAFALACVFGMYQVLERSGLVSFIQSPAVYFASVSTHGVLMGFVLTTFFIMGFGYYTASASLKEPIWNMPLAWAGFGISLGGTVLAAIPLLLGKASVLYTFYPPVQANALFYIGATLLVVGSWFWCAIMIVMTVRWKKAHPGESVPLPMFATATNAILWLWTSAGVALEAVFLLLPWSLGLVETIDVGLARTLFAWTLHPIVYFWLIPAYTALYCYVPQAAGSKLFSDELARLAFLLILVFGLPIGFHHLYMDPEQAAGWKFLHMVGTFAVAVPTLLTGFTVIASLEMAGRKAGGKGLFGWIGALPWKNPMVLAAILSLLMLLLGGFGGIVNASYAMNAMVHNTAWVPGHFHLIFAGTTIIMYLALGYAIWPKLCGKALFSKELALVQLWSWFIGMVIMTTPWHVLGLLGQPRRISSVHYNSVLTLAWDPYELAMILGGLVLLASACLYVYILYKTQVEGVAAEATDDRAVDAPDTAAVPPWLNSFTVWNYLILALMVLSYGIPIAQFFFMKTYDPTAWGY
- a CDS encoding c-type cytochrome — protein: MKRVFLLGLGLGISAGLLAAPSSRVAWTPEQIRFVKQGNAGHGKELAATCAGCHNAESEFPSLEGQLATYLYRQLHDYREGSRQDAVMGPMAQGLSDQDLADLAAWYAGQSPRSGSGAVDDPTGIVAEGDGRRMEPPCISCHGSSGQGEPVDVPRLAGQKTAYLERTLLAYKSGARANDIYSRMRLIAGKLSDTEIKQLAAYYGAAK
- a CDS encoding glutathione peroxidase, whose product is MTSPIYDFKTRTLDGKDLDLAQFKGKVLLIVNTASQCGFTPQYAGLEAMHRKYKYRGLVVLGFPCNQFGGQEPGSSAQIAEFCDSHYGVSFTLSEKVEVNGSNAHPLFQYLTRTKAGVLGTEAIKWNFTKFLVDRQGEVIGRYGSVTTPESMEPDIESALGPA
- the folK gene encoding 2-amino-4-hydroxy-6-hydroxymethyldihydropteridine diphosphokinase, producing MVEVYLSIGSNVDRDIHIPGALADLEDIFGALSVSGVYESEAVGFEGDPFYNLVVGFRTELPVQQVAARLSEIEDRHGRTRDAKKFAPRTLDIDLILYGDLVLREGKLNLPRPELSEYAFMLEPLAEIAPNLVHPVLGRTCGELWADYDKSQSRQQKVTPPWLVRRNQTEKPT
- the folB gene encoding dihydroneopterin aldolase, with protein sequence MDIIFLRGLQIETVIGIYDWERKIRQTVVLDLEMACDIRKAAASDAIEDTLDYKAVSKSIISFVEGSSFFLVETLAERICDILISDFKVPWVRLTLNKKGAISGASDVGIIIERGERTCHG